In Paenibacillus sp. 1781tsa1, one DNA window encodes the following:
- a CDS encoding peptidylprolyl isomerase → MAKQAKIKLANGGEVLIDLFDQEAPNTVANFEKLANSGFYNGLTFHRVIPGFVAQGGCPNGTGAGGPGYTINCEINPNKHERGTLAMAHAGRNTGGSQFYICYQPQPHLDGQHTVFGKVTKGMEFVDALEGKDKMETVEVVEA, encoded by the coding sequence ATGGCGAAACAAGCGAAAATTAAATTGGCAAACGGCGGAGAAGTTCTGATCGATCTGTTCGATCAAGAAGCTCCCAACACAGTAGCAAACTTTGAGAAACTGGCTAACTCCGGTTTCTACAATGGTCTTACATTCCACCGCGTTATCCCGGGCTTCGTAGCTCAAGGCGGATGCCCTAACGGTACCGGTGCAGGTGGCCCAGGTTACACAATCAACTGTGAAATTAACCCGAACAAACATGAGCGCGGAACACTTGCTATGGCACATGCTGGCCGTAACACAGGTGGAAGCCAGTTCTACATCTGCTACCAACCGCAACCACATTTGGATGGACAACATACTGTATTTGGTAAAGTAACTAAAGGTATGGAGTTCGTGGACGCTTTGGAAGGTAAAGACAAAATGGAAACTGTTGAAGTTGTAGAAGCTTAA
- the lysA gene encoding diaminopimelate decarboxylase: protein MYLHGTSKINAQGHLEIGGVDATDLKEQFGTPLYVVDEQLVRERCREYMEAFRASGLGFQVAYASKAFCVMAMCALAAEEGLSLDVVSDGELFTALQAGFPAERIHFHGNNKTLEEIEMALDAEIGCFVVDNFNELHLLQAVAADKNRKVNILLRVTPGVEAHTHEYISTGQTDSKFGFDIGNGTAFEAIELASKQSNLVLLGVHSHIGSQIFEVEGFQMAVQRVAEFAASVYERLNVAFKVVNLGGGFGIRYIDGDTPLEVAQYVKAITDAVKNHFAQIGYAVPEIWVEPGRSIVGEAGTTLYTVGTSKDIPGVRKYVAVDGGMTDNPRPALYESKYEAVLANRANEAAQETVSVAGKCCESGDMLIWDLDLPKVESGDLLAVACTGAYNYSMASNYNRIRRPAVVFVKDGQGDVVVRRETYQDIIQNDLVPARIGKQPVTR from the coding sequence ATGTATTTACATGGTACAAGTAAAATAAATGCGCAAGGGCATCTGGAGATTGGCGGAGTTGATGCAACAGATCTGAAAGAACAATTTGGAACCCCGCTCTATGTTGTGGACGAGCAATTGGTTCGCGAGCGTTGCAGAGAGTACATGGAAGCATTCCGTGCTTCCGGCTTGGGTTTCCAGGTTGCATACGCAAGTAAAGCATTCTGTGTAATGGCGATGTGTGCCCTTGCAGCTGAAGAAGGACTTTCCCTGGATGTTGTATCTGATGGTGAACTGTTCACTGCACTGCAAGCAGGATTCCCGGCTGAGCGCATTCATTTCCATGGTAACAACAAAACGCTGGAAGAAATCGAAATGGCTCTTGATGCAGAGATTGGATGCTTTGTTGTTGATAACTTCAATGAGTTGCATCTGTTGCAGGCTGTAGCAGCGGACAAAAATCGTAAAGTAAACATTTTGCTTCGTGTGACGCCTGGTGTTGAGGCTCATACGCATGAATATATTTCCACAGGTCAAACGGATTCCAAATTTGGATTCGATATTGGCAATGGTACAGCATTTGAAGCGATTGAACTGGCTTCCAAGCAGTCTAACCTGGTATTGCTCGGTGTGCATTCCCACATCGGTTCCCAGATCTTCGAAGTTGAAGGCTTCCAGATGGCTGTTCAACGTGTTGCTGAATTTGCAGCAAGCGTATATGAACGTCTTAACGTTGCTTTCAAAGTGGTTAACCTTGGTGGTGGATTCGGAATCCGTTATATCGACGGAGATACGCCGCTTGAAGTTGCGCAATACGTGAAGGCTATTACAGACGCAGTTAAAAATCATTTTGCCCAAATTGGCTATGCCGTACCTGAGATCTGGGTTGAACCAGGCCGCAGCATCGTGGGTGAAGCGGGAACAACGCTGTATACCGTTGGAACAAGCAAAGACATTCCAGGCGTGCGTAAATACGTTGCCGTTGATGGTGGTATGACCGATAACCCACGTCCTGCTTTGTATGAATCCAAGTACGAAGCTGTGCTAGCCAACCGTGCGAATGAGGCTGCTCAGGAAACGGTATCTGTTGCGGGTAAATGCTGTGAGAGTGGCGATATGTTGATCTGGGATCTGGATCTGCCAAAAGTGGAAAGTGGTGATTTGCTCGCTGTAGCTTGCACAGGCGCGTATAACTACTCCATGGCTAGCAACTACAACCGGATTCGTCGTCCGGCTGTTGTGTTTGTCAAAGACGGTCAAGGAGATGTCGTAGTACGCCGTGAGACGTATCAAGATATCATTCAGAATGACCTGGTACCAGCGCGCATTGGCAAACAGCCAGTAACTCGCTAA
- a CDS encoding spore germination protein, which yields MDEQTEHAGQENSEGITEEMLHKSAYEIQKEEEEKAYNKKKQNEMSDSIEESVQYWQENDDISPRMSENKNTLKQVLGLGESFDVDMREMVLGGKHVGLLLLTGFAKDEILLEVLKRLTYLTPDQVSEHALKSYFDSYIPHIQVEKVEKMSAVINKVLTGMSALFVEGDRSVLVMDTRSYPVRSPEEPSLERVVRGSRDGFTETLLTNVTLVRRRIRDPGLKFEIMQVGRRTQTDVCVVYIDDIVDKVQVDSVREKIQRVDIDGIPAADKQLEEAIINKGWNPFPLVRYSERPDVTASHLLEGRVVIFVDTSPSVMILPTTFFDLCEHAEENRQTALMGTYLRWVRFAGILISLFLLPLWLLMVIEPSLKPMGLDFIGPQENVKLPLILQFLLIELGVDLLRMAAVHTPTPLASAMGLIAAILVGDIAVKTGYFVNEVVLYMAIAAIGMFATPSYELGLANRLVRLFLLIAVAIFKVPGLVVGCTLLILALTVHRSYNSSYLWPFIPFNAKALGNFLFRLPLLENKKRPSFNKTRDNTKMSDDPDGELRKSKKHK from the coding sequence ATGGATGAACAAACGGAGCACGCAGGCCAGGAAAATAGTGAAGGTATAACGGAAGAGATGTTACACAAGTCTGCTTATGAGATTCAGAAGGAAGAAGAGGAGAAGGCGTACAATAAGAAAAAACAAAATGAGATGTCTGATAGCATCGAGGAATCCGTGCAGTATTGGCAGGAAAATGATGATATTTCCCCGCGGATGAGTGAAAACAAAAATACGCTCAAGCAAGTTCTCGGACTTGGGGAATCCTTTGACGTGGATATGAGAGAGATGGTGCTCGGTGGCAAACATGTGGGATTGCTTCTTTTAACGGGTTTCGCCAAGGATGAGATCCTACTGGAAGTATTAAAAAGGTTAACCTATCTTACGCCTGATCAGGTATCCGAGCACGCACTAAAATCTTATTTCGACTCTTACATCCCCCACATACAGGTGGAAAAAGTCGAGAAGATGAGTGCGGTCATCAACAAGGTTCTTACTGGTATGAGTGCATTGTTCGTTGAAGGGGATCGCTCGGTCCTAGTAATGGATACCCGGAGTTACCCGGTTCGTTCACCGGAAGAACCTTCACTGGAAAGGGTAGTCCGCGGTTCCAGAGATGGTTTTACCGAAACGCTCCTGACCAACGTAACATTGGTGCGCCGCAGAATACGCGACCCTGGACTGAAGTTTGAGATTATGCAGGTGGGTCGGAGAACACAAACCGATGTCTGCGTGGTATACATTGACGATATTGTGGATAAAGTGCAGGTGGACTCAGTCCGTGAGAAAATTCAGCGGGTGGATATCGATGGTATTCCCGCCGCAGATAAACAGCTGGAGGAAGCGATTATCAACAAGGGATGGAACCCATTCCCGCTCGTTCGATATTCGGAGCGGCCGGATGTAACAGCATCCCATCTGCTGGAGGGCAGAGTCGTCATTTTCGTCGATACTTCTCCCAGTGTAATGATTTTGCCAACGACGTTCTTCGACCTGTGTGAACATGCAGAGGAAAATAGACAGACGGCATTGATGGGGACATATTTACGATGGGTTCGTTTTGCAGGGATTCTCATATCGCTGTTTTTGCTGCCCCTATGGCTTCTCATGGTAATAGAACCTTCGCTCAAACCGATGGGGCTGGACTTCATTGGTCCACAGGAAAATGTGAAGTTGCCCCTGATTTTGCAGTTTCTTCTCATAGAGCTTGGTGTCGATCTATTGCGGATGGCTGCGGTTCATACGCCTACACCTCTGGCATCGGCCATGGGTTTAATCGCAGCCATTCTCGTTGGAGATATCGCCGTGAAAACGGGATACTTTGTTAATGAGGTTGTACTCTATATGGCCATTGCAGCTATTGGAATGTTTGCCACACCAAGTTACGAGTTGGGACTTGCCAACAGGTTAGTCAGACTGTTTTTACTCATAGCAGTAGCGATATTCAAAGTTCCGGGATTGGTTGTTGGCTGTACATTGCTCATATTGGCACTCACCGTTCACCGGTCGTATAATTCTTCGTATCTATGGCCTTTTATACCGTTTAATGCAAAGGCCTTGGGTAACTTTTTATTCCGGCTTCCGCTGCTGGAAAATAAAAAACGTCCATCATTCAACAAAACACGTGACAACACCAAAATGTCCGATGATCCGGACGGTGAACTGCGAAAAAGTAAAAAACACAAATGA
- a CDS encoding stage V sporulation protein AB, whose product MRMSVLNGAISIVLGIAGGIAVGSGVIALILVLDMIPRLAQLTQSYDKTHWYEGALIGGSLLGTVADFWHWKMHGVLLLSPIVGLFCGVFIGLLAAALTEVLNVLPVLAKRLGMKPYLFGLLLAMILGKMTGSLFDFFIYQR is encoded by the coding sequence ATGCGGATGAGCGTTCTTAATGGAGCAATCAGCATTGTATTGGGTATTGCCGGGGGAATTGCCGTAGGAAGTGGCGTAATTGCGCTCATTCTGGTGCTCGACATGATTCCCAGGTTGGCTCAACTTACGCAATCGTATGACAAGACTCACTGGTACGAAGGGGCGCTAATCGGTGGTTCACTGCTCGGGACGGTGGCGGACTTCTGGCACTGGAAAATGCATGGGGTGCTACTGCTCAGCCCGATTGTTGGTTTGTTCTGTGGCGTGTTCATCGGTCTGCTTGCCGCAGCACTCACCGAGGTGCTTAATGTACTGCCCGTGCTAGCCAAACGGCTGGGCATGAAGCCTTATCTTTTTGGCTTACTGCTCGCCATGATTTTGGGCAAAATGACAGGTTCCCTGTTTGATTTTTTTATATATCAGCGGTAA
- a CDS encoding stage V sporulation protein AA translates to MSQTPTPMVYVRLRSRIRIQRGRAVKLGDIAHVLTTSENQESRLLELELLRPGPEDGNLILIDILQIIPQIRHILPEVSVELMGSGHTLVEVIAGNGQPSKSLFILVWLLLFFGSALTIMNFHADVNMQEVQIRIVEMLTGHRDEHPYLFQVAYSIGIGFGMAVFFNHLFKKKWNEEPTPLEVEMFLYQQNVDQYVVIEESERMHEQERREMNADERS, encoded by the coding sequence ATGTCTCAGACACCCACTCCAATGGTCTACGTTCGACTGCGCAGCCGCATTCGCATCCAGAGGGGCAGGGCAGTCAAGCTTGGAGACATTGCACATGTACTGACCACTTCTGAAAATCAGGAGAGCAGGCTACTGGAGCTTGAACTTTTGCGTCCTGGACCGGAGGATGGCAATCTGATCCTCATTGATATATTACAGATTATTCCCCAAATTCGGCACATCTTGCCGGAAGTAAGTGTGGAACTGATGGGATCAGGTCATACGTTGGTTGAAGTCATCGCGGGAAATGGTCAACCTTCCAAGTCCCTGTTCATTCTGGTTTGGCTGCTGCTTTTCTTCGGATCAGCCCTAACCATTATGAATTTTCATGCTGATGTGAACATGCAGGAAGTACAGATTCGAATTGTGGAGATGCTCACTGGGCATCGGGACGAACATCCCTACCTGTTCCAAGTGGCGTATTCGATTGGGATTGGATTCGGAATGGCGGTATTTTTTAATCACTTGTTCAAGAAAAAGTGGAATGAGGAGCCTACCCCGCTGGAAGTGGAGATGTTCCTATACCAGCAAAATGTAGATCAATATGTGGTCATCGAGGAAAGCGAACGGATGCATGAGCAGGAACGTAGGGAGATGAATGCGGATGAGCGTTCTTAA
- a CDS encoding AraC family transcriptional regulator — protein MQNIEFIIDHHLKEMTEHRTDTLSVACYETTIVQHVHGHIPLHWHDELQFVAVLQGTALFHINDQKMILSKGDGIFINSGIMHMAEDHGVSENCIYLCLNLSPHAVMPSDLYIKYVHPYVTATNLPFLYIERANTWGEQILDAIARIRKELVEQVPFYEVKVASAVLNMWKLLIMNGYSLEHDPSEMSRNKRMKDMLQWIHLNYANPIRLEDIAKVGQLSRSETCRYFKQILRNTPMQYVIEYRIQRSIDLLQLSERSITEIAYEVGFNSTSYYINQFRKTMNSTPLRFRRALSKRKKGNNF, from the coding sequence ATGCAAAATATCGAATTTATCATCGATCACCATTTGAAAGAAATGACGGAACACCGTACCGATACATTATCCGTAGCCTGTTATGAGACAACTATTGTTCAACATGTTCACGGACATATTCCTCTCCACTGGCATGATGAATTGCAGTTTGTTGCCGTTCTTCAGGGAACGGCGTTGTTCCATATCAACGATCAAAAGATGATTTTGTCCAAAGGTGACGGGATTTTTATCAACAGTGGAATAATGCATATGGCCGAAGATCACGGGGTGAGCGAAAACTGCATCTACTTATGTCTGAATTTGTCCCCGCATGCTGTAATGCCCTCGGATCTATATATAAAGTACGTACATCCATATGTAACAGCAACTAATTTGCCTTTTCTGTATATCGAAAGAGCTAACACTTGGGGAGAACAGATCCTGGATGCTATTGCACGGATTAGAAAGGAGCTAGTGGAGCAAGTTCCTTTTTATGAAGTGAAGGTTGCTTCTGCGGTGCTGAATATGTGGAAACTGCTGATTATGAACGGATATTCGCTGGAACATGATCCATCGGAGATGAGTAGAAACAAGCGAATGAAAGACATGTTGCAATGGATTCATCTCAACTATGCCAATCCGATTAGGTTAGAGGATATTGCAAAGGTCGGACAGTTAAGTCGATCGGAGACGTGCCGTTATTTCAAGCAAATTCTTAGAAATACACCCATGCAATATGTGATCGAGTACCGCATTCAAAGAAGCATTGATCTATTGCAACTCTCCGAGCGCAGCATCACCGAAATTGCTTATGAGGTCGGTTTTAACAGCACAAGTTATTACATTAACCAGTTCCGCAAAACAATGAACTCGACCCCTTTACGATTCAGAAGGGCATTGAGTAAAAGAAAAAAAGGTAATAATTTTTGA
- a CDS encoding DMT family transporter, which produces MTIAKSKISGIVLVLTGAICWGVGGTVSQKLFQLDGIEVNWYVTIRLLIAGLLLLVIQSFTRGRVQIFDVWRNKKTAAQLIIFGLAGMLAVQYTYMASIKHGNSAVATLLQYLSPVMIMIYIALRKQSTLTRNDLSCAILALGGCFLLLTNGSLTQLSVSWLAVMWGLLSGVSAAFYTLYAVQLIKKFDSLVVVGWAMIIGGMGMSFIHPPWKMDFASIPLETYGYLVFTIIFGTMIAFWFYIASLKSLTPKETSLLGSAEPLAAVGTTVIWLHEPFGIYQWMGTACILGMMLVMQSSRSGSIRSNNK; this is translated from the coding sequence ATGACAATTGCAAAATCCAAAATTTCGGGTATCGTACTCGTTCTGACGGGAGCTATCTGCTGGGGAGTTGGAGGTACGGTATCTCAAAAACTCTTTCAACTGGATGGAATTGAGGTCAATTGGTATGTCACTATACGATTGTTGATCGCTGGGCTACTCCTTCTGGTTATTCAGTCGTTTACACGTGGGCGAGTTCAGATTTTTGATGTGTGGAGGAATAAAAAAACAGCTGCACAGCTGATTATTTTTGGATTGGCAGGCATGCTTGCCGTTCAGTATACGTATATGGCATCGATTAAACACGGCAATTCAGCGGTAGCTACCCTTCTACAGTATCTGTCTCCTGTCATGATCATGATATACATCGCACTTCGGAAGCAGTCTACCCTTACACGCAATGATCTTTCATGCGCCATCCTGGCTCTCGGCGGCTGCTTTCTCTTGCTTACGAATGGCTCGCTTACGCAGTTATCTGTCTCCTGGCTCGCAGTCATGTGGGGTCTGTTATCCGGGGTTTCAGCTGCATTTTATACGCTATATGCCGTGCAACTGATTAAAAAGTTTGATTCACTTGTTGTGGTCGGCTGGGCTATGATCATCGGTGGTATGGGAATGAGTTTTATTCACCCGCCTTGGAAAATGGATTTTGCCAGCATCCCGCTCGAAACCTACGGTTATTTGGTATTTACAATCATTTTTGGGACCATGATTGCTTTTTGGTTTTATATTGCGAGTCTTAAAAGTCTTACCCCCAAAGAAACCAGTCTGCTCGGGAGCGCAGAACCCCTTGCTGCTGTTGGAACAACCGTTATATGGCTCCATGAACCTTTTGGCATCTATCAATGGATGGGTACGGCATGTATTCTTGGTATGATGCTGGTCATGCAGTCCAGTCGTTCAGGATCGATCCGTAGTAACAACAAATAA
- the sigF gene encoding RNA polymerase sporulation sigma factor SigF — MDAEVKPSSQTYLDDAEVKRLIALSQSGDHVSRDTLVNCNIRLVWSVVQRFMNRGYDPEDLFQIGCIGLLKSVDKFDLSYDVKFSTYAVPMIIGEIQRFLRDDGTLKVSRSLKEMANKVRKKRDELSKHLDRLPTIKEVAAELGVTPEEVVFAQEANKPPTSIHETVFENDGDPITLMDQIADESQERWFDKLALNEAIGGLSERERLIVYLRYYRDQTQSEVASRLGISQVQVSRLEKKILQSIRDQIAQ, encoded by the coding sequence ATGGATGCTGAAGTGAAACCATCTTCACAGACCTATTTGGACGATGCCGAGGTCAAACGGCTGATTGCGCTCAGTCAGTCGGGTGACCATGTTTCACGGGATACGCTGGTGAACTGCAACATCAGACTCGTCTGGTCCGTCGTACAGCGTTTTATGAACAGGGGATATGATCCTGAAGATCTGTTCCAGATTGGTTGTATCGGTCTGCTCAAGTCAGTAGACAAATTCGATCTCAGTTATGACGTGAAGTTCTCAACCTACGCGGTACCGATGATCATCGGAGAAATCCAGCGATTCCTGCGAGATGACGGTACCCTGAAGGTCAGTCGTTCACTGAAAGAGATGGCGAATAAAGTCCGCAAAAAAAGGGACGAACTGTCCAAACATCTGGATCGTCTGCCAACGATTAAGGAAGTTGCCGCAGAGCTGGGAGTAACCCCGGAGGAAGTCGTATTTGCCCAGGAAGCCAACAAACCGCCGACCTCAATCCATGAGACGGTATTCGAGAATGATGGTGATCCCATTACGTTAATGGATCAGATTGCCGACGAGTCTCAGGAACGTTGGTTTGACAAACTGGCGCTGAACGAAGCCATCGGTGGTCTCAGCGAACGGGAGCGGTTAATCGTCTATCTAAGGTATTACCGGGATCAGACCCAGTCCGAGGTTGCCAGCAGGCTGGGTATATCCCAGGTGCAGGTTTCACGTTTGGAGAAAAAAATACTGCAATCCATCCGCGACCAGATCGCACAGTGA
- the spoIIAB gene encoding anti-sigma F factor: MNEGTGTNFMNLQFAAKSENESFARVTVAAFISQLDPTMDELSDLKTVISEAVTNSIIHGYNNNSEGVVSIQAEIREDMITIIVEDRGEGIEDLELAKQPLYTSKPELERSGMGFTIMENFMDEFEVSSEPGRGTSIKMKKRIESKKALYN, translated from the coding sequence ATGAATGAAGGAACAGGGACAAATTTCATGAATCTGCAATTCGCGGCCAAGTCAGAGAATGAGTCGTTTGCACGGGTAACCGTTGCTGCGTTTATCTCCCAGCTTGATCCAACGATGGACGAGCTCAGTGACCTGAAGACGGTCATTTCGGAAGCCGTGACCAACAGCATCATCCACGGATACAACAACAACTCCGAAGGTGTTGTGTCCATCCAGGCCGAGATTCGGGAAGACATGATCACGATTATTGTGGAAGACCGCGGTGAAGGTATCGAAGATCTTGAACTGGCGAAGCAGCCGCTGTATACGTCCAAACCCGAACTTGAGCGGTCGGGCATGGGCTTCACCATTATGGAAAACTTCATGGATGAATTCGAAGTCAGCAGTGAGCCCGGCAGAGGCACCTCCATCAAGATGAAAAAAAGGATTGAATCCAAGAAAGCATTGTATAATTAG
- the spoIIAA gene encoding anti-sigma F factor antagonist: MNLHVEMEHHRGILIVRLSGELDHHTADMVRMQMDEAIQRRQSEHLVLSLKDLQFMDSSGLGVILGRYKLIKNKGGKMVVCDVNSPVYRLLEMSGLFKIMPIYENEGTALSGLEVVS, translated from the coding sequence GTGAACTTGCATGTGGAAATGGAACACCATCGCGGGATTCTGATTGTACGATTATCCGGGGAGCTGGATCACCATACAGCTGACATGGTACGGATGCAGATGGATGAAGCCATCCAGCGGAGACAAAGCGAGCATCTCGTACTCAGCCTGAAAGATCTGCAATTTATGGACAGTTCGGGTCTGGGTGTCATTTTGGGAAGATACAAGCTCATTAAGAATAAAGGCGGCAAGATGGTGGTCTGTGACGTCAATTCGCCGGTGTACCGTTTGCTGGAAATGTCGGGTCTGTTCAAGATTATGCCGATATACGAAAATGAGGGAACTGCTCTCTCAGGTCTGGAGGTCGTCTCATGA
- a CDS encoding D-alanyl-D-alanine carboxypeptidase family protein, protein MASTALAEETPKAAGGTDLAPSARSAILMDADTGTVIYEKNSHDQLPPASITKIMTMLLTIEAIDSGKLKLTDKVRTSEYAASMGGSQIFLEPGEEMTVDDMLKGIAMASGNDASVAMAEKIAGSEEAFVQLMNERAKELGMKDTHFANCNGLPVDNHYSSAHDIAVMSRELLKHSGITKYTGAYQDYLRKDTEKPFWLVNTNKLVRFYAGADGLKTGYTSEAKFCLSATASKDGLRVVSVVLGEPNTKTRNSEVSSMFDYAFSQYTMKALYKAGDLLGSLRIEKGEVAELPLNATQNYSVLMRKGAKSNDIRHELLVAKELKAPIKAGQSIGKLVVYQGNDVIKEFDIQAPQDVKKAGWWKLFKRTTSNLFD, encoded by the coding sequence ATGGCATCAACGGCATTGGCTGAAGAAACACCGAAGGCAGCGGGAGGGACGGATCTTGCCCCGTCGGCACGCTCTGCGATCTTAATGGATGCGGACACGGGAACCGTCATATATGAGAAAAACAGTCATGATCAGCTGCCTCCGGCGAGCATTACAAAAATTATGACCATGCTGCTTACAATTGAAGCAATCGACTCGGGTAAGCTGAAACTGACGGACAAAGTAAGAACGAGTGAATATGCCGCTTCCATGGGCGGTTCGCAGATCTTTCTGGAGCCTGGGGAAGAGATGACAGTCGATGACATGTTAAAAGGGATCGCGATGGCTTCAGGCAATGATGCCTCGGTGGCTATGGCTGAGAAGATTGCTGGTTCGGAAGAAGCCTTTGTACAGCTGATGAATGAGCGTGCGAAGGAGCTTGGCATGAAGGATACTCATTTTGCCAACTGTAACGGTCTGCCGGTTGATAATCATTATTCTTCCGCCCATGATATTGCCGTCATGAGCCGTGAACTGCTGAAGCATTCCGGGATTACGAAGTACACCGGTGCCTATCAGGATTACCTTCGCAAAGATACGGAAAAGCCATTCTGGCTGGTAAACACGAACAAGCTGGTTCGTTTTTATGCAGGGGCAGACGGTTTGAAAACAGGTTACACATCCGAAGCGAAATTCTGTTTGTCTGCAACAGCCTCCAAGGATGGACTGCGTGTCGTTTCCGTGGTACTCGGTGAACCGAATACCAAAACACGGAATAGTGAAGTATCTTCGATGTTTGACTATGCCTTTAGTCAATATACGATGAAGGCGCTCTACAAGGCAGGGGATCTGCTGGGCAGTCTGAGAATCGAAAAAGGCGAAGTAGCCGAGTTGCCGCTGAATGCCACACAAAATTACAGTGTACTGATGCGCAAAGGAGCCAAATCCAATGACATCCGGCATGAATTGTTAGTTGCCAAAGAACTGAAAGCCCCGATCAAAGCCGGGCAAAGTATAGGAAAACTTGTGGTCTATCAAGGCAACGACGTGATTAAGGAGTTCGACATTCAGGCTCCGCAGGATGTGAAAAAAGCTGGCTGGTGGAAGCTGTTCAAGCGGACAACGTCTAACCTGTTTGACTAA